The following are from one region of the Leucoraja erinacea ecotype New England chromosome 35, Leri_hhj_1, whole genome shotgun sequence genome:
- the adra2b gene encoding alpha-2B adrenergic receptor — MECPTTRANASSLCNGSQQVVLGERLLSLPYSARTTAGIATAISFIIGVTIIGNVLVIIAVLTSRSLQAPQNLFLVSLAAADILVATLVMPFSLANELMGYWYFKQVWCEVYLALDVLFCTSSIVHLCAISLDRYWSVTQAIQYNSKRTPKRIRCVILTVWLIAAVISFPPLISMDKNLGREEIPVCRLNEERWYILSSSIGSFFAPCVIMVLVYIRIYQVAKTRTRRSPGDREAGLVNATAPASNKRRSTEPTSPARGDKVQEIGGEGKEGAGDSSSSEQEDCSNVGKSQTRTEAGGSHKQAACSCQSQAEHLAKRQAPLTPNAIRKKAIQNREKRFTFVLSVVIGVFVLCWFPFFFSYSLTAICPATCSIPPAIFKFFFWIGYCNSSLNPVIYTIFNQDFRRAFRRILCREHTGSLYRV, encoded by the coding sequence ATGGAGTGCCCAACCACCCGCGCCAACGCCAGCTCGCTGTGTAACGGGAGCCAACAGGTGGTGTTGGGGGAGcgcctcctctccctgccctacTCGGCCCGCACCACTGCGGGCATCGCCACCGCCATCAGCTTCATCATCGGCGTCACCATCATTGGCAACGTCCTGGTCATCATCGCCGTGTTGACCAGCAGGTCGCTACAAGCCCCTCAAAACCTCTTCCTGGTGTCCCTCGCCGCCGCCGACATCTTGGTGGCCACTTTGGTGATGCCATTCTCCTTGGCCAATGAACTGATGGGCTACTGGTACTTCAAGCAGGTTTGGTGCGAGGTCTACCTGGCGCTGGATGTCCTGTTTTGCACGTCTTCCATAGTCCATCTCTGCGCCATAAGCCTGGATAGGTACTGGTCGGTGACCCAGGCCATTCAATACAACTCCAAGAGGACACCCAAGAGAATCCGCTGTGTGATCCTCACCGTGTGGCTCATAGCGGCCGtcatctccttcccccctctcatctccatGGACAAAAACCTGGGCCGAGAGGAGATCCCCGTGTGCCGGCTGAACGAGGAGCGCTGGTACATCCTGTCCTCCAGCATCGGCTCCTTCTTCGCCCCGTGTGTCATCATGGTCCTGGTCTACATCAGGATCTACCAGGTGGCCAAGACCAGGACCAGGCGGTCACCGGGCGACCGAGAAGCGGGGCTGGTCAACGCCACCGCCCCCGCCTCCAACAAGCGTCGGTCCACCGAGCCGACCTCGCCGGCCCGCGGAGACAAGGTTCAGGAGATCGGAggcgaggggaaggagggagctgGAGATTCTTCGTCCTCGGAACAGGAGGATTGTTCCAACGTAGGGAAGTCCCAGACAAGGACTGAAGCTGGGGGATCCCACAAGCAGGCGGCTTGCTCTTGCCAAAGCCAAGCCGAGCACCTGGCCAAGCGGCAAGCTCCACTGACGCCCAACGCCATCAGGAAGAAAGCCATCCAGAACCGCGAGAAGAGGTTCACCTTCGTTTTGTCCGTGGTCATTGGCGTGTTCGTTCTCTGCTGGTTCCCGTTTTTTTTCTCCTACAGCCTGACCGCTATCTGCCCGGCCACTTGCTCCATCCCCCCCGCCATCTTCAAGTTCTTCTTCTGGATCGGCTACTGCAACAGTTCCCTCAACCCCGTCATCTACACCATCTTCAACCAGGACTTCAGGAGAGCCTTCAGGAGGATCCTCTGCCGGGAACACACGGGCTCTCTGTACCGCGTgtag